CAGGTGCTCAACGCGCGCGGCGTGCCGATCGCGAGCGACCCGGCGATCGTCGGGCACCCGCCACTGACCACCGCCCGTCCCGCCGTCGGGCACGAGACCATCGAGACCCTCCCGCTCGGGCTCAACGGCGACAGCGACGACTACCGCGTCGTGTCGCAGCAGGTCAACGGGCCGGGCGGGCCGTACACGGTGGTTTCCGCGCGGTCGCTGGAGCCGGTGACCGAGGCGTCGACGCGGCTGACGCTGCTGCTCGGGCTGATCTCGATCCCGCTGCTGGCGATCGCCGGGCTCGCGGTCTACCGCGCGGTCGGCTCGGCGCTGCGGCCGGTCGAGCGGATGCGCCGGACCGTCGCCGAGATCTCGACGCGCGACCTGGCCGCCCGCGTCCCGCTGCCGCCGGGCGGCGACGAGGTGCACCGGCTGGCCGTGACGCTCAACGAGATGCTCGGGCGGCTCGCGTCGGCGCAGGCGGCACAACGCCGGTTCGTCGCGGACGCCAGCCACGAGCTGCGCTCGCCGCTGTCCACGATCAGCACCGCGCTCGACGTCTCCGGGCGGCACCCGGAGAGCACCGAGGACCTGGTGCCGGTGATCGCCCGGGAGACCGCGCGGCTGCGCGAGCTCGTCGACGACCTGCTCATGCTGGCCCGCACCGACGACACGACCGACCGGCCGGCGCGCACCGAGGTCGACCTCGACGACATCGTCCGAGCCGAGGCCGAGCGGGTCCGCGGCGAGTGCGCGCTGGAGGTCGAGGTCCGGGCCGGGCCGGCGAAGGTGCGCGGCAGCGAGGCCCAGCTGCGGCGGGCGGTGCGGAACCTGGTCGACAACGCCCGCGGGCACGCGCGCTCGCACATCCGCGTCGCCAGCTCGGTACGCGGCGACCTCGCCGTCGTCGAGGTGAGCGACGACGGCCCCGGCGTCGCGGAAGCCGACCGCGACCGGATCTTCGAACGGTTCGTCCGGCTCGACGCGTCGCGGCAGCGCGAACACGGCGGCACCGGGCTGGGACTGCCGATCGTCGCGGGTATCGCGGCGCGCCACGGTGGAAGCGCACGCTACGCCGCGTCGGACGAGCCGGGCGCGCGGTTCGTGCTCGAGCTGCCGGTGCTCGAACTGCCGGAGGAGGAATAGTGCGCCTGCTGATCGTGGAGGACGAGCGCGAGTTCGCGGAGACGCTGCGGCGCGGCCTGGTCGCCGAGGGCTTCACCGTCGACGTCGCGCACACCGGTCGGGAAGGCCTCTGGCGGGCGACCGAGCAGGAGTACGACGTCGTCGTGCTCGACATCATGCTGCCCGAGCTGTCCGGCTACGAGGTGCTCAAACGCCTGCGGGCGGCGGAGAACTGGACGCCGGTGCTGATGCTCACCGCGAAGGACGGCGAGTACGACGAGGCGGACGCGTTCGACCTCGGCGCCGACGACTACCTGTCGAAGCCGTTCTCCTTCGTCGTCCTCATCGCCCGGCTGCGCGCGCTGCTGCGCCGCGGCGCGCCGGCCCGCCCCGCCGTGCTGGAGGCGGGCGACCTGCGCCTCGACCCGTCCGCCCGGACCGTCCACAGAGGACAGCAGCGGATCGAGCTGACCGCGCGGGAGTTCGGGTTGCTGGAGTTCCTGCTGCG
This genomic window from Amycolatopsis mongoliensis contains:
- a CDS encoding response regulator transcription factor; the protein is MRLLIVEDEREFAETLRRGLVAEGFTVDVAHTGREGLWRATEQEYDVVVLDIMLPELSGYEVLKRLRAAENWTPVLMLTAKDGEYDEADAFDLGADDYLSKPFSFVVLIARLRALLRRGAPARPAVLEAGDLRLDPSARTVHRGQQRIELTAREFGLLEFLLRRAGTALTKNEILSHVWDAHYDGDENVVEVYIGYLRRKIDVPFGTRTIETVRGVGYRLVDVTRS
- a CDS encoding sensor histidine kinase; the encoded protein is MKLGSVIAATGVRMRTTAVAVFALALAIAAALAVVVVLLEESLDRSVTESARSTGRQVAIQLVREGARDLSASDVASTGDTEAVTQVLNARGVPIASDPAIVGHPPLTTARPAVGHETIETLPLGLNGDSDDYRVVSQQVNGPGGPYTVVSARSLEPVTEASTRLTLLLGLISIPLLAIAGLAVYRAVGSALRPVERMRRTVAEISTRDLAARVPLPPGGDEVHRLAVTLNEMLGRLASAQAAQRRFVADASHELRSPLSTISTALDVSGRHPESTEDLVPVIARETARLRELVDDLLMLARTDDTTDRPARTEVDLDDIVRAEAERVRGECALEVEVRAGPAKVRGSEAQLRRAVRNLVDNARGHARSHIRVASSVRGDLAVVEVSDDGPGVAEADRDRIFERFVRLDASRQREHGGTGLGLPIVAGIAARHGGSARYAASDEPGARFVLELPVLELPEEE